A window of the Panulirus ornatus isolate Po-2019 chromosome 65, ASM3632096v1, whole genome shotgun sequence genome harbors these coding sequences:
- the LOC139746558 gene encoding uncharacterized protein isoform X1: MMGFSLMDGFFLSIFLAVCVLVAVLMRCICYRSSCIRRLLSNSDDDILPRHTAPIITPSRSQQQQQHSPQLSDDVTDSPIIPHNRAVFTIYTFQQQPSPLLQRSPHLADPPKYSSLPADAPPKYEDLFPMVEMCNSCKGHMSLPTVPLQDLQQPLQTPVSSTSTASTTCSAHSPCSSLTTSSTHTSSTTSPANNSSSATSPANNSSSTTSPIHTSSNPTTVTDLVVSPADTSSSVITTSSSPITSPVHTPASVHTSDPSHSTSSTSSTHPLATVHTPTYHSVPSEDPPLDTVASQPMNGE, encoded by the coding sequence GTTCAGCCTAATGGACGGATTTTTCCTGTCTATCTTCCTGGCGGTATGTGTGTTGGTGGCAGTGTTGATGCGTTGCATATGCTACCGTTCCTCCTGCATCCGTCGGCTGCTGAGCAACAGTGATGATGACATTCTTCCTCGTCATACTGCGCCAATCATCACACCGTCCCGctcacaacagcaacagcaacacagcCCTCAGCTCTCAGATGATGTTACTGACTCTCCCATCATTCCTCATAATCGTGCAGTTTTTACAATATACACTTTCCAGCAGCAGCCGTCCCCACTACTGCAGCGGTCTCCTCACTTGGCTGACCCTCCCAAGTATTCTTCATTGCCTGCTGATGCCCCACCTAAGTATGAAGACCTTTTCCCTATGGTGGAGATGTGCAATTCCTGCAAAGGCCACATGTCACTACCCACTGTCCCTCTCCAGGATCTGCAGCAGCCTCTACAGACACCAGTGTCCTCAACCTCCACTGCCAGTACCACTTGTTCTGCCCACAGCCCTTGTTCCAGCCTCACTACCAGTTCTAcccacacatcttccaccaccagTCCTGCCAACAACTCTTCTTCAGCCACTAGTCCTGCCAACAACTCTTCTTCCACCACAAGTCCTATCCACACTTCTTCCAATCCCACCACTGTAACAGACCTCGTAGTTAGCCCCGCAGATACTTCTTCCTCAGTTATTACCACAAGTTCCTCTCCTATCACCAGTCCTGTCCACACTCCTGCTTCCGTCCACACTTCTGACCCTTCCCACAGTACTTCCTCCACCAGCAGTACCCATCCTCTTGCCACTGTTCACACTCCCACCTACCACAGTGTACCTTCTGAGGATCCACCACTCGATACTGTGGCTTCCCAGCCCATGAATGGCGAGTGA
- the LOC139746558 gene encoding uncharacterized protein isoform X2 — MDGFFLSIFLAVCVLVAVLMRCICYRSSCIRRLLSNSDDDILPRHTAPIITPSRSQQQQQHSPQLSDDVTDSPIIPHNRAVFTIYTFQQQPSPLLQRSPHLADPPKYSSLPADAPPKYEDLFPMVEMCNSCKGHMSLPTVPLQDLQQPLQTPVSSTSTASTTCSAHSPCSSLTTSSTHTSSTTSPANNSSSATSPANNSSSTTSPIHTSSNPTTVTDLVVSPADTSSSVITTSSSPITSPVHTPASVHTSDPSHSTSSTSSTHPLATVHTPTYHSVPSEDPPLDTVASQPMNGE, encoded by the coding sequence ATGGACGGATTTTTCCTGTCTATCTTCCTGGCGGTATGTGTGTTGGTGGCAGTGTTGATGCGTTGCATATGCTACCGTTCCTCCTGCATCCGTCGGCTGCTGAGCAACAGTGATGATGACATTCTTCCTCGTCATACTGCGCCAATCATCACACCGTCCCGctcacaacagcaacagcaacacagcCCTCAGCTCTCAGATGATGTTACTGACTCTCCCATCATTCCTCATAATCGTGCAGTTTTTACAATATACACTTTCCAGCAGCAGCCGTCCCCACTACTGCAGCGGTCTCCTCACTTGGCTGACCCTCCCAAGTATTCTTCATTGCCTGCTGATGCCCCACCTAAGTATGAAGACCTTTTCCCTATGGTGGAGATGTGCAATTCCTGCAAAGGCCACATGTCACTACCCACTGTCCCTCTCCAGGATCTGCAGCAGCCTCTACAGACACCAGTGTCCTCAACCTCCACTGCCAGTACCACTTGTTCTGCCCACAGCCCTTGTTCCAGCCTCACTACCAGTTCTAcccacacatcttccaccaccagTCCTGCCAACAACTCTTCTTCAGCCACTAGTCCTGCCAACAACTCTTCTTCCACCACAAGTCCTATCCACACTTCTTCCAATCCCACCACTGTAACAGACCTCGTAGTTAGCCCCGCAGATACTTCTTCCTCAGTTATTACCACAAGTTCCTCTCCTATCACCAGTCCTGTCCACACTCCTGCTTCCGTCCACACTTCTGACCCTTCCCACAGTACTTCCTCCACCAGCAGTACCCATCCTCTTGCCACTGTTCACACTCCCACCTACCACAGTGTACCTTCTGAGGATCCACCACTCGATACTGTGGCTTCCCAGCCCATGAATGGCGAGTGA